CTCTCAAGAACTTTTATCCAGTGCAGTCAGCATTAAAGACACTGAAGGCAGAGAAGGGAAAGATGTGGAGTATTATTTAAGCACTTTTAATAGCCTGTTTTCCTCTTAAACTTCAAACTAAATTCCCAAACTGTCGGTCTACTATATATAAAACACACTTAGTGAAATCCAGGCTCTCACAGCCTCTGAGGAGTGTCCAGACTGACTTCATGGCCTCATAGATTAAGTCATGGGAACCAACAGAGAGATGTAGGCAGCTGTTTCCCGCCTCTGCTACACAGATTGTGTTACAGGCTTTCGTAGATGCCCAAGTGATAAACAGCGTTCTTACATCTTTTCCAAATACAAATTAAAGCACTTTTAAAGCACTTTCCAGATGCATGTTCAAACTTTTCCAGCACTTTACAAGTGACAAATGACATATTTGCATACATATACATCACCCTCATATCAGATGCTATTAGTTATAGTTTAGTTACAGTTTAATGGCACTTCTGTCCCAAGCCCAATGTTGAATTCCAGTCATTTACTCTCTTAAATGTATTCACATCCTAAATGtatcattttacatttatattttattttaataagcggcacaatgggtagcgctgtagcctcaaagcaaaaaggtcattagttcgagcctcagctgggtcagttggcatttctgtgtggagtttgcatgttctccccatgttggcgtgggtttcctcctggtgcttcggttccctcacaagtccaaagacattcggtaggAGAACtaggcaagctaaattgtctgtagtgtatgtgtgcgtgtgaatgtgagcatatgggtgtttcccagtgatgggttgcagctgagagGGCATCTATTGcataaaaaatgctggataaattggcggttcgtccccagaataataaagggactaagctgaaaagaatatgattgaataatttattttaccTTCATACATTTTTGACTCATGAAACAGCAATCTAtgtgctttttgttttcattttatccaaatacaaaaatatttattttattttaatggttcTTTATTTTCACCTATTTATTAAGAATTATGACAATACCACAACTACATTATCAAACACTTTACCTAAAATATAAGCACGTTTGAAACCTTTTTAAAATTTCCAGCACTCATATAAACTCTAGATTACCTCCCCCAATACTGTATGCAAGCATTTCTGACAGTATCTGCTTATTCTAGGGAAAAAAAGAATGCTAAAATgctatttgtgtgtgcatgtacatGTACAATACTGCAAAAGACTTGCCACtattatttcacacacacacacacacacacacacacacacacacacacacacacacacacacacacacacacacacacacacacacacacacacaaaagttttCAGACAGTTGTTAGCTGACTTTTGCATGTAGAATAGTTCAGCCCAGAGGTGTTCAATTGTGCTCCTTGAAGGTCACTGTCCTAAATAGTTTAGATCCTACCCTATCAAACAGAGCTGAATCAGCTAATCAAAGTCTTCAAGGCAAGTTGGATCTTAAAGGGTGATTTATTCTGCAGAACTGTGGTTGCTGAGTTTGGACACTTTTAAGACAGTGAAATCTGTAAAGTTAGACTGCCAGTTAAATATTTGTCTGATAATTAAGGATTTTCCAATGAGTGGCGGATTAACACCAACAACAGTGAAAGTTATCAGAAAAAATTTTCAAGTAACTAATCTAGTTTTTTAGCTGTCCTTCAGAATATATTTAATGTGTGATGAAACTCATgaaatttgcttaaaaaaatcttTCACTCCTTTAAACTTCAAATTGATCTAAGCaagattttctcaaaatatgagGTGAGCCCACTGGTGAGAATAGAGACCTGACAAGTGGAGAGCAACAAACAGGACGAAAATTGATCATTTTTGTGTCCATCTCTGTTGTGCCCATCTCTCCTTTATTTATTGAGCATGGACTCAATGCCTTAAAAAACATCAGACTGCAAAGCAAATGTGACATTAAAGTGGCCTAAAAGAATGGTTTCATGCCAGAGTGTTGATTAAAGCAGAACAAAAACTGTGGACAGTCAAAAAGCAGTAGCGGGtataaaaatttgcattaatatGTTTGTGGCatggaacgaaaaaaaaaatgctgttgtttcactttaaacaaaatacaaatctcACATTAACATTAAATGTGACTTAAGTGTGGCAGTATCAGGCCTTGCTGCACATTTTGAAAAGGCGTGTACTACAAAACAAACTAGTTGCAGTCACTAAAAtagtgaataaaaatattaagattttttgttagttttgtcTTTATGCATGCAGTTTGGAAAGTGACAAAAAGCACTAATACATAAACATTTCAAAGTTGTAATCTgatgttatgtgtttttttttttcaatttagatAAAAAATTTGAATTTGAAACCAGCCCTTGTTTATAAGAGTTTTTTTACAACCTCCAAAGTGGTGAATGTTAGAAAAAGTTAGAGAAATACTGTTCAAAGCAGTGACCTCAAAATTAGGAAATTGTTGGTTGTTCTCTAATTATGACCTACCATGCTTGTGCATGTGATTAATCACccgtaaaataataatttcctcTCGACTCAACTCGTGTCTGCAcataaacttttatttgacatGCGGACACTGCCCTCTTGTGTTCAAAGCAGTCTGTGCTAATGCGCACACCATGCATGCATTTTATGTCAACACATCAGCGATTGATATGAAGTTACAgtttgaaaaaacaaatattaaattgcaTAAAGATACATGTACCAACCATTATTATTAggctaatgttattattatttagtagtagttatatattgttattgttgttgttattattagtgtaTGCTATGTTATGTGCATGTGTTAAATACAGTAAGCTACAAGCACTTTATAAAACCAGccaggtatatatatatgtacatacactcaccggccactttattatgtacaccttactCGATCAGGTTGGACCAATttagccttcagaactgccttaatctttagTAGCATATATTCAACAACTGGAAATATactttagagattttggtccatattgacataatagcatcacgaagttgctgcagatttgtcggctgcacatccatgatgtgaatctcccgttctaccatatcccaaaggtgctctattggattgagccctggtgactgtggaggccattggagtacagtgaactcattgtcatgttcaagaaaccagtctgagatgattcacactttatgacatggcacgtaatcctgctggaagtagccatcagaggatgggtacattggggtcataaagggatggacatgatcatcaaaaactcaggtaggctgtggggtTGACACTATGCtcaaatgggcccaaagtgtgacaAGTAAAAAtaccccacatcattacacccccaccagcctgaactgctgaTACAAGGCTATCTTccagaacatgttttatgcagcggaggcacttccatccacaacccatctctgggaaacatccatacacacttgtactctacggacaatttagccaacccaattcacctgtaccacatttggactgtgggggaaaccggagaacccggaggaaacccacacagaaacgccaactgcccCTGCCAAATAAAGCACAGATATTACTGATCACTGAtctcgacagcactacctactgcgccaccgcgtcacctttgcgttaatgagcaattggtcaggtgtacctaataaagtggccggtgagtgtacatatatattaaaaaaaattataaacatacCACAAGcagacacatacatatatatatatatatatatatatatatatatatatatatatatatatatatatatatatatatatagatcagaCACCAGCATGAGGCCTGCTGCACAAAACCACAGACAAACTCAAGCAAAGTTCACTTACGAGGTAATTAATTTTAGAAGCAAACAGAAGCATACACACTTTGGAAAGCATGTTCGTAGTCCTCTGTATAATGATGATTGCTTGGATGTTGGACCGAAAACGTTCGCtatggcgacaccagattaatgaagagaccaagccgaaaagaaaatgaatgaatgtatttatatatatttacctgATCTGTCCACACAGTGGCACTCTCACACAATACAACAGCAGCAGATTTGAGTAGATTAACAAGATAACAAGACAAATCTATAATCAGATATGTATGTATTTTCTGGTGGATTTGTACATAGTTTTGTCTGATAGAATAGTAGAAAAGAGTTTGATGTAAATTAAAAAAGGTTTGTGATATAAGATAGCATATAGGCCTAGTTGTTTCTGCAATTTCACTATAATTGTTTTCAGGATATCAAGACAAATATTATTCTTCtgccatttaataaaacattgacaataacaaccaatcagaatccacGCTCGACTTTCAGACTTTCAAAAAGCTTGACTTTTAGTCATAGGCAATATATAATTgcagctaatttttttttaaataaacagaacaATATTGACAATGCTAATAAAGATATGTCCtgtttaaatccacttaaattaccCTAAATTTTAGGTCAATCTTTGCCAAGTGCCTTTGTTTAAGGTTTCAGCAATTATGTGCGTTCTCTTGCAAATTAACACTTTTACACCTTTCTAGTGACAAAAATCtttaatgcattcattttccttcagcttagtccctttattcattaggggtttaACCATCAacttttctagcatatgttttacacagcggatacccttccagctgcaacccagtactgggaaacatccatacacactcattcacaaacatacactatacggccaatttagttttttccattcacctatagcacgtctttggactgcggaggaaacccacatgaactttgggagaacatgcaaactccatatagaaatgacccagctgagactagaaacagcgactttcttgctgttaggtgacagttttaaccactgagccactgtgtcgcctcacATTGATGAAGTATATGAAGAATGTACAGGGTGAACCTTGTTTAATTTTTGTGTGCATGTCAATATTAATTGGCATTTCCCTGTGGtgtgcacagacacacatacacatgctcaAATGCACACAACACAACGTAAGCAAATCTAGAAGTATTTCCCTCACGGTGCAAAATAAATACACCAGGGAAAAAAGGATCCTGCTTCCAGCTCCATTGTGGGAGAAATCCACCCACTTCACTCAGTAAACCCACAGTAGAAAAGCACTTGCCATCTGTTTACAGCAGTTCTTCACCACCCCATTATTGTGCAACAATGCTCCAGAGATATCTGTAAACAGCTGATGTTTAGCCTGCTGTATGTTTTATGGCTTTCCATGCGAATGCCACAACACATAGAGAAAAAATATGGTATTGATGTATAAAACGGTTGTATAAATAAGCAAGAAGGTGCACTAACAAGGATGTTTAAGACTTGAGCCTCAAGTGTCAGTTGTGTGCATCTTGAGTAAAGCAAGAGGAGGTATTCTTACTCAGCTCCTATATAGAATCCCCCAACAATTAAATCCGGGTTACGGCACCAACATAATTTCTACATTTTTACTCATCTTCTTTAAAGGGCAacaatgatgaaaatcatcttttataagctgtttagacagaactgttcATGGGTATAGTGTGTCtccagtcatattggggtgatataaacaaaataagtctcttttttttcattcctgatgttaaaataggacccaaatccctctgattttgaggcccaccacaacgtgacataggagtacagtttccccgcccactgaattgattgacagctgtgtaaTAACATGTCTTCATTGTAgcatgtataatcatatcaacaagacaagaCGTGAacaaagcaaccgggattaaaagatatgtttagctctctgtgatcatccatcgtcatcaaatgtgatcaagtatgagttttactaatttaaaatgtttttaaaacagtgcatgtctgtgatgaattacagcgattttactgtctttatcaccacagccgcacgTGTGCactattataaaagaagatgcttcaatcctgaTTTGTGGACCATAAATCaggattattttgtacatttacataACAGATATTCATATAGCAGTGAATATTAACAtttatcctgtcacatttgcatgcaaaaactgtgcaaagttaaacacgagcgctgtgtgcgtgcgtgaactttgtaatgacactGTGTGTAACTCATTGTTGTCATCGActcattaactccacaacaaatacatcaaataatcattgggaaagttcttactgtagaaTTTCTCACAAATAATATGTGAGGTCTGCTTTTTTCaattctgtcactgtgctgtttatctgacgcagccaaggTGGAGATTAAGGTACATTCTGACAGGCATGAGAGAGTGGTGttcggggagaactagcattaaaggcgcaggccacaaaaacagctacattgtgttaaGAATAGAAAAATCCAACATtctaaaagctataataaataatctgatgtgtgttttaagctgaaactttacagacacattctgaagacacaaaagacttatctcaaatctttaaaaagggggtaaaataggtgccctttaagtgtgTTTCAGGCTGGCATACAAGCATGGTATTGCTTGGAATCAAGTTCATGATCTTAGCATTGCTAACAGAATGCTTAACTACTTACAGTAAGTGTTATCATTTTATTTtctccatatttatttatttttatattaatacaactatattctatattttatattttttatttttacaatctgttatttaatgttttttttttttttttgcggcagCTGTGGTGCcgataaaacagtaaaataacgtttttttaaatcacagaaatttactgtaaaatatcagACGTTAAATGACCGAAATTTATTGGAAATTTAAAGAAGTTTCTCTCATTTAATGTCtcatattttacagtacatttatgtAGTTTAATGGCCGTTTTTTACGTGTTTTTTCCGATACCCCAACTGCCAGAAAACCTCCCGttaataacagatttttaatttttttactatgTAGAGAGTTTTTGTCATAATGTCAGATAAGAACTTTTTTTAGAAAATAGAAATAGGATAAAAATCTGTAACATTTTGACAAACAATGGTCAGTAAGTTAATgtcagttaatgtatttactaacatgagctaaaCAATCTTGTACAGCATCTAATAATCATAGTTTACGAATCTACTAATGCACAATTAAATTcgaaagttgtgcttgttaacattagttaatgcactgagttaacgagaactaacaatgaacaattttttttattaacattaacaaagataaataaatactgtaaatattgattattcattgtttgtaaatacattaacatggataattattagtattaacaAAAATGCTGACTGAAAACTATAATATTActcaatgatattaaaataaaacaagacttggTGATGGCTGTTGAAATTCAGTATCAGAAACTGATATTTTAAGTATGTGATCattattgttttactgtatttttgatcaaacagACATACCTTGGTGAGCATAGACATCTCCAAAAACATGAATCGATTTTACTGAACGAACAATCTAATGAACACTTGCCAGAAAGTCCATATACTACAGTacatttgcattcatttattttcttttcggcttagtccctttattaatctagggtcatcacagcggaatgaaccgccaacttattcagcatatgttttacgcagcggatgctcttccagctgcaacccatctctgggaaacatccatacacacttgtacactacagacaatttagcctacccaattcacctgtaccgcatgtctttggactgtgggggaaaccggagcacccggaggaaacccacgcgaatgcagggagaacatgcaaactccccacagtaacgccaactgtcccagccgaggctcgaaccagcgaccttcttgctgtgaggtgacattactacctactgcgtcgccacATTTGCGATATGAAGTTTTGAAAAGttctcatattttatttttgttgctaCAGTGTATATGTGAAGTATTAATAGTAAAGCATTTacagtttgtgcgtgtgtgtgtgtttatttcaaagtgtgaTGTGTGGTTAATTAAATTGGGGTCAGATTGTCCTGCAACACAAAAATTCACCGAGAATTTGAACAACATGAAGGTTAATAACTTAAAACAGATGCGTGTTTATTTTTGATGTTGTTAATAGTGTTTCAGTCTCTTGAGACGTGCTTTCTACAAATGCTGCTCTTTGACCTTGATAACTGGATTGCTGGTGCGTTAAATTAGATATCGGTTCCCTTCGGATTGAAGCAAGTAGTCATACTTGCTTGTAAAACCTTTAGTTTGCCGATTATAGCCACATTTCTTAGTGATAAATTGGCATTAATGTATAGGATTGTAAATTGTAAGCATTGAGTAAGCTGGAGAGACATCACTGAGTGCCTACTGAAGGAGTAACTCAGGACAAGAGGAGTTTAAAGATGTAAAAATGTTCTCTGCCATCTCTTTGATGCTATGATTCattctttattattatatcaCCATCTCTGTCTTCCGCTTCCCATGGTTCAGCTGCCCTCTTCAGGCGTTAGGAATTTCCAAATACATATCACAAAATATTTACACAGGGCTGTTTCCAGCTTACGGCGAACAGCCTCAGCTCTCATTTGAGATTTTGAATACAACAAATAGATTCAGCAACAAGCCTTCAAGCTTAGTATAAAAAAGCAAAGGTATAGGTCTGAAATTACAGAATAATATTTACTTGAAAATACCCTTAGCAGTGGCAGTCAGTACAGACGGCGTTTATTGTTCAAAAAGATCTCAgcctgatgaaaaaaaaaatgagccaGAAGATGGTTCGAATGAATAACAACACAATGGCTGCCTGATATGAGAATGGATTTAGCCTGCAGGAAGCATAAGCAAACTGTAAACACTGATCTGAGGCATTCTTCTGACAGAAAAGGCAAACCGTTTAAAAGTGTGAGATATTAAAGGTGTTTAAGATCCAGTTTAAGCACCCTCAGATCATTTTTACAGAGGTAAAATTAGACTAAATAGCTGGCTAGGAAGCTATTGGCGAATAgtgttagggcctactcacactatgccatccgtaccgtgcccaggcccgtttcccggatcgtttgaggccgtactcacactaggtacagttgcctcgaaccgggccaaagcacgcttgtcccaactcccgtctcccccgacggcccgcactcacaccatatcgggcctcggcacgcttacgtcatcgctgctgcgctgttcagtgagaagcactctctatggcaagcctttttagcatttaaatctttgttctgactccataaatatatttagatatatctctaattatattttgactagtcataattatgattcgactactcagaatgacaattagagatatctgcaattataattgtactagtacgaaatcagattggagatatctgcaaatatattatgactagtcatattcctccgttgacttccattgaaaaatattagcagatatctctaaatgaattttgactagtcaccattataattagagatatctccaaatgaattttgactagtaacaattgtaattaggGATATCTCTAACTGAGAAGTGTGAGTCTCTAAATATacttatggagtcagaacaaagatttaaatgctaaaaaggcttgccatagagagcgcttctcactgaacagcgcagcagcgatgacgtaagcgtgccgaggcccgatatggtgtgagtacggccttagagttaatacattagtaaatgtataGGCAAACATTTGAGATAAGACAGTGTTTCAACCACGTTCCTttaggaccaccagctctgcacattttccatgtctccttaaccaaacacacctgattcagatcatcagctaatTAGCAGAGACTGGAAGACCTGTACTGGGTGTaaaagacaaaggagacatccaaaacatgcagtgttggcagttctccaggaacatggttgagaaacactgatataaGGCATACAGTATAGCAAAGGAGACATTTGCAAAATATTTGGTGTctaattaaattttaaagtataaataacatGTTATTGTGAAGAGGAAAACAGTGAGCTTGATTAAAGAGAATAATTCAggtttgctgttaatttactcaatcTCAGGCCACTCAAGACTTTTAGCTGAAACATCGGGGCTTGATAACTCAAAAGTCAATGGCTATGTTTAGGGTAGtgtggaaaaaagaaagaaaaacaaacacagacaaaacAAATCTAATACTCTGCTCTTGATGTTAAATGAAAGTCTTATAAAGTGAAACTGTGCAAGAAACGAAACCTTttttattacctttaatccacagaGGATGAGTTTTGTGACGCATCATAACATGTAATGACATTAACATTGTTTTGCCTGTATGTATACTTTTTACTCCTAAAGTGTAAAGTGTGACCGCAGACTTGCAAGAATCACCAAAGACCACAGTTTCAGCCAAACATTTTCTTTAGTGTTCtactttattttacaaaaatgaaattggttgaacttttcttttaaattaaattaaattttactttaaattgaATATACTtcaagtgacaaaactttcacaaaaaaaaaatggcaaaatggCAAACGACATCTTACATTGGAATCAgaaaatgggtttttattttactgtgcaAAACAATGCACAGAAAATAATAGGTTTacagaaaataaagtaaacagtGACAATCAGATCTTAGTATTTTATTGGTTACCATTGTATATGAATACAGTTCTCTTgcaaatttctaaatatattgtACAGTTTTTATGGTGCAGCTTTACGAAATCAACAACAATCAACATTTAAGGATATGAATCAACATGAGAAAAAGAAATTGTTAGGTACTTTAAAAGCAAAACCAACATTTTTGAAGTAGGgtaattcaatttaataatgAACATTTGGAGAGTTTTTTGGTTCATTtacttaaaataacaataataatactactaataattattattattattgacattattgGTCTGTTGTGTGACCATTAATTTCacatattatttgttaatttcaCATGCGATTTGTTTAAGCCACCTGACTTTCTTATTAATTAATGGCTAGTTTTCATTTCGtctttgtatttaaataaatgtatatatttgagaaTCCTTTGCCCTGAGTAGAAGCTTGTggtgggatatatatatatatatatatatatatatatatatatatatatatatatatatatatatatatatatatatacatatacagttgtcAGGATTTAAAGTGGATCGTCACCTTTCATTCGTCCTGAAACTATTGAACAGAACCTATATTTCttctaggacaattttgaaaaatatttttaattcacGTTGAATGCTGActactgtatacatatataaatcaaGCTTCATTATCTGTACAATTTCATTTCCTCTGTTCAAGAAATACCTCTCATTTTGATTCAGCAATGGTTTTAGAAATGGCTGACTAACTTATACATTTAGCAATCCATCTGAGCCATAGGACTCAACAGCTTGTCCCACACCTCCACTTTTACGATCGCCCTGCCCATAGGACACATGGTAGCCCTGATGTCTAGGTTTTTACCCTCGAAGTTAATGCCTGACCCATTGGCCTCCTCCCTCACAAAGCCGTGCTGGTTCTTTTGATAGTACATTTCTTTATAAAGTGCCTGGTCACACTCTTTTCCTTTAGGGTAGATGCCCACAGCAAACCAATTTTTATACAGATTGTAGTCCCAAGGGACAGAAAACATGATGGCCAGGGTCTCAGTGTAGTCATTTCTTCTTCGCTCGAACAGGTCGTAGGTCAGAACCCCCACGCTGCCAGTGGCATGTGCAGCGCTCTTGCTGAAAGTACACACTTCAGTCTTGAGGGGGCGGACTGTGGGCTGAGGTGGATTGGAGGTTTCACCGTTCTCTAGATAAACCCTGTGGGATTTATACACATCAGTCATGAGGGTGTTGTAAATTGCGCATGGTTCTGTGACATTTAATAGTATAAGTAGTCTGTGAATAGTGTGTTCACAATGAAAACTGAAAGCCactgaataaaaagaaaaaaaaaaaaagtggagcgTTGGACACTTCATGTTCTCAACTGTCATAGCTTTCCTTACATAGCAGATG
This portion of the Danio rerio strain Tuebingen ecotype United States chromosome 3, GRCz12tu, whole genome shotgun sequence genome encodes:
- the apnl gene encoding actinoporin-like protein isoform X1; its protein translation is MTESAEAVAANVSSRRHATVEITNLTNNYCFLNPKVYLENGETSNPPQPTVRPLKTEVCTFSKSAAHATGSVGVLTYDLFERRRNDYTETLAIMFSVPWDYNLYKNWFAVGIYPKGKECDQALYKEMYYQKNQHGFVREEANGSGINFEGKNLDIRATMCPMGRAIVKVEVWDKLLSPMAQMDC